A window of Alicyclobacillus vulcanalis contains these coding sequences:
- a CDS encoding patatin-like phospholipase family protein — protein MANARWNLGIALSGGTLKAAAHVGVLSALERLGVYSDAIAGTSAGSLVATLYAYGYRADDLERLVGSFPGWRLMDYGFPTIQSLITLGAIRLGFRTRGEPMPPGLLRGVRFRRYIERLLAPRRPQMPLFVLATDLVSGRPIILTPNEVRMDTVERTDDVAAAVAGSCALPGVFPPVRHGPYWLVDGAMRHYVPVSALKQLGCRHILAVNLYRLPAEYHPKTMIDVFLRAFEILLRESIDNDLEAASVLLLEPDLSPVQGRFFERLPAYIRAGRACVEHQADAILTFIRA, from the coding sequence GTGGCAAACGCAAGGTGGAATCTCGGCATCGCCCTTTCGGGTGGCACGCTGAAAGCCGCGGCGCACGTGGGGGTCTTGTCCGCACTCGAGCGATTGGGCGTGTATTCAGACGCCATCGCAGGGACAAGCGCGGGATCCCTCGTGGCCACCCTCTATGCGTACGGCTACCGCGCCGACGATCTGGAGCGGTTGGTCGGCTCGTTTCCCGGGTGGCGCCTCATGGACTACGGTTTTCCCACCATACAATCGCTTATCACCCTGGGGGCCATCCGGCTCGGGTTCCGCACGCGAGGGGAACCCATGCCACCCGGACTTCTTCGCGGCGTGCGGTTCCGGCGGTACATTGAGCGCCTGCTTGCGCCACGCAGACCGCAGATGCCACTCTTCGTCCTTGCAACCGATCTCGTCTCGGGGCGCCCCATCATCCTCACGCCGAACGAGGTGCGCATGGACACCGTCGAGCGCACGGACGACGTGGCCGCCGCAGTCGCGGGAAGCTGTGCGCTGCCCGGCGTGTTCCCGCCCGTCAGGCACGGTCCCTATTGGCTCGTGGACGGCGCCATGCGCCACTACGTGCCCGTCAGCGCGCTGAAGCAGCTCGGATGCCGGCACATTCTTGCGGTGAACCTCTACAGACTCCCAGCCGAATACCATCCCAAGACCATGATCGATGTGTTTCTACGCGCATTCGAGATTCTCCTGCGAGAGTCCATTGACAACGACCTCGAGGCGGCGTCGGTTTTACTGCTCGAGCCGGACCTATCGCCGGTTCAAGGCCGCTTTTTCGAGCGACTTCCCGCCTATATTCGCGCTGGTCGCGCTTGTGTAGAACACCAAGCAGACGCCATCCTCACGTTCATACGCGCATGA
- a CDS encoding CheR family methyltransferase produces the protein MTLDSYLEFVDHVRRLTGIDLRQYKRPQMERRLAHLRDRRGFPDFASYAAALSRDAKLLQELVDRITIQVSEFFRNPERWADLQHRLQALPPDGPLRAWSAGCAHGEEPYSLSILCAELGLEADIWATDLDGDALNIAMGGVYPERALVNVSQGRRVRYFEPVSGGWRVAPHVRRAVRFERHNLLADPYPRDLHLIVCRNLLIYLTDAAKQKIILGFSRALRPGGLLFVGSTEQLVGIDARDFRLVAPFMYEKTGAS, from the coding sequence GTGACCCTGGATTCGTACCTCGAGTTTGTCGATCACGTCCGGAGGTTGACTGGGATCGACCTTCGCCAATACAAGCGTCCGCAAATGGAGCGCCGCCTTGCGCATCTCCGGGATCGCCGTGGCTTCCCGGACTTTGCTTCGTACGCCGCGGCGCTTTCGCGAGATGCCAAGCTTCTTCAGGAGCTCGTCGACCGCATCACCATACAGGTATCTGAATTTTTTCGGAATCCCGAGCGGTGGGCCGACCTCCAGCATCGGCTGCAAGCTCTGCCGCCGGATGGACCGCTGCGCGCGTGGAGCGCGGGTTGTGCCCATGGCGAAGAGCCGTACAGCCTTTCCATCTTGTGCGCGGAACTCGGCCTTGAGGCGGACATCTGGGCGACCGACTTGGATGGAGACGCTCTGAACATCGCCATGGGCGGCGTGTATCCGGAGCGCGCACTGGTCAACGTCTCGCAAGGCCGGCGAGTCCGCTACTTTGAGCCCGTGTCGGGCGGATGGCGCGTTGCCCCGCACGTTCGCCGAGCCGTGCGCTTTGAGCGGCACAACCTGCTCGCGGATCCGTATCCTCGCGATCTCCACCTCATCGTATGCCGCAATTTGCTGATCTATTTGACCGACGCAGCGAAACAAAAGATTATCCTCGGTTTTTCGCGCGCCCTGAGGCCTGGAGGCCTGTTGTTTGTGGGGAGCACGGAACAGCTGGTGGGCATCGACGCGCGCGATTTCCGGCTTGTCGCCCCTTTTATGTATGAGAAGACCGGCGCATCTTGA
- the cbpB gene encoding cyclic-di-AMP-binding protein CbpB — protein sequence MSMETMQSLTLQDEDIARLIIDADDVACVHPQHSAEHALLVLIKSGYSAIPVVTSDGRVVGVISKTLILDRILGLERIEFEALSSFTVQDVMRTDFHRIGQGESFLRALQLSIDAPFLCVEDEHGKFVGLLTRHGILAYLHGVIRKGRKRS from the coding sequence ATGTCTATGGAGACTATGCAGTCTTTGACGTTGCAGGACGAGGACATCGCTCGCCTCATCATCGATGCGGACGACGTGGCCTGCGTTCACCCGCAGCACAGCGCCGAACATGCGCTCTTGGTTCTGATCAAGTCCGGCTATTCGGCCATCCCCGTCGTGACGAGCGACGGGAGAGTGGTCGGGGTGATCAGTAAAACCCTGATTCTCGATCGAATCCTCGGGCTCGAGCGGATTGAGTTTGAGGCGCTCTCTTCGTTCACCGTGCAGGATGTCATGCGCACAGACTTTCACCGCATCGGCCAGGGCGAGTCATTTTTGCGTGCGCTTCAGCTGAGCATCGACGCGCCCTTTCTGTGCGTCGAGGATGAGCACGGGAAATTTGTGGGGCTGCTCACGCGCCATGGCATTCTCGCGTATCTCCATGGGGTGATTCGCAAGGGACGAAAACGGTCCTGA
- a CDS encoding biosynthetic peptidoglycan transglycosylase → MRRGLLWTLVLLAAGWIGQDVYFHTLHPIAAQVREAAAIRMRDHDVHPITYGQIPAVFRDAVIATEDRRFWSDPGIDPVGIARSLVVDVERDGYVEGGSTLTQQLVDNTILGKEKTLKRKVLQAWYAIGLYDTMSKREVFTLYTNVVYFGHGAYGLYNACETYFGRPPWDCNAGELTLVAGLPNAPSAYDPLKHYALARARQRVVLENMVDDRQLSAAEADAIWREPIGLRAN, encoded by the coding sequence TTGAGACGCGGTTTGCTCTGGACGCTTGTGTTGCTCGCGGCCGGCTGGATCGGGCAAGACGTGTACTTTCACACGCTTCATCCGATTGCCGCGCAGGTCAGGGAGGCCGCCGCAATTCGGATGCGCGATCACGACGTCCATCCCATCACCTACGGTCAGATTCCGGCCGTGTTTCGCGACGCCGTGATCGCGACGGAAGACAGGCGCTTCTGGTCCGATCCCGGCATCGATCCTGTGGGTATCGCCCGCAGCTTGGTGGTCGATGTCGAGCGCGATGGGTACGTCGAAGGTGGCTCGACGTTGACGCAGCAGCTCGTGGACAACACCATCCTCGGAAAGGAAAAGACGCTTAAGCGCAAGGTGTTGCAGGCCTGGTACGCCATTGGCCTGTATGACACGATGTCCAAGCGCGAGGTGTTCACGCTCTACACCAACGTGGTCTACTTTGGCCATGGGGCGTACGGATTGTATAATGCGTGTGAGACGTATTTTGGCAGGCCGCCGTGGGACTGCAACGCGGGTGAACTCACGCTCGTGGCAGGGCTGCCCAACGCGCCGTCCGCGTATGACCCGTTGAAGCATTACGCGCTCGCGAGGGCGCGACAGCGCGTGGTCCTCGAGAACATGGTGGACGACCGGCAGTTGTCGGCGGCCGAGGCGGATGCCATCTGGCGAGAGCCGATTGGGCTTCGGGCGAATTGA
- a CDS encoding biotin/lipoyl-containing protein, translated as MVVEVRLPQLGDSVTKAVVTSWLKAEGDRVEKDEPLLEVTTDKVTVEVPADVSGVLKEIVAKAGDHVRMDDVLCRIEQA; from the coding sequence ATGGTGGTGGAGGTACGGCTTCCCCAGCTGGGGGACAGTGTCACCAAGGCGGTGGTCACTTCCTGGCTCAAGGCCGAGGGAGATCGCGTGGAAAAGGATGAGCCCCTGCTCGAGGTGACGACGGACAAGGTGACCGTCGAAGTGCCGGCGGACGTGAGCGGCGTGCTGAAGGAAATTGTTGCGAAAGCTGGCGATCACGTGCGCATGGACGACGTGCTGTGCCGGATCGAACAAGCGTAA
- a CDS encoding ATP-binding protein, whose protein sequence is MADEGEGRSEAKRPFPRFVADRPHLVEDAETALRLGKHVLLRGPTGSGKTRLAETLAERLELDMESVNCSVDLDMEALLGYRTLGLAEGKTVVEYVEGPVVRAMRLGRMLYIDELNVARPEVLPILHGALDHRRRLTNPLTADVIVAHPNFCVVAAMNEGYAGTSPLNEALLNRFVVFDVPYVQGDALAELIREATPSSTLSDAVVDRFVRLSADLVRASDVGELPPEAASIRALLDACDLCAHMPAMRAVRYAIAGKLSDPREQDLVMEIAASYFGDA, encoded by the coding sequence ATGGCAGATGAAGGCGAAGGGAGATCGGAAGCCAAACGCCCCTTCCCGCGCTTCGTGGCGGATCGGCCGCATCTGGTCGAGGACGCGGAGACCGCGCTTCGCCTGGGGAAACACGTGTTGCTGCGCGGCCCCACGGGCAGTGGGAAGACGCGCCTCGCCGAGACGCTCGCCGAGCGGCTCGAGCTCGATATGGAGTCCGTGAACTGTTCGGTCGATCTCGACATGGAGGCGCTCCTTGGGTATCGCACGCTCGGCTTGGCCGAGGGGAAGACGGTCGTGGAGTACGTCGAAGGCCCCGTCGTGCGGGCGATGCGCCTGGGGCGCATGCTCTACATCGACGAGCTGAACGTGGCGCGGCCCGAGGTGTTGCCGATCCTGCACGGCGCGCTGGACCACAGGCGTCGGCTCACGAATCCCTTGACGGCCGACGTGATCGTGGCGCATCCGAACTTTTGCGTCGTCGCGGCCATGAACGAGGGATACGCGGGGACTTCTCCGTTGAACGAGGCGCTTTTAAACCGTTTTGTCGTGTTTGACGTGCCCTACGTCCAGGGGGACGCCTTGGCAGAGCTCATTCGCGAGGCTACGCCCTCGTCAACCCTGTCTGATGCCGTCGTCGACCGGTTTGTCCGGCTGTCCGCAGATCTCGTCCGGGCGAGCGACGTGGGCGAGTTGCCGCCCGAAGCGGCTTCCATCCGGGCGCTGCTCGACGCCTGCGATCTCTGTGCCCATATGCCCGCCATGCGCGCCGTCCGGTACGCGATTGCCGGGAAGCTGAGCGACCCGCGCGAACAAGACCTTGTGATGGAAATCGCAGCGAGCTACTTTGGCGATGCCTAG
- a CDS encoding nitric oxide reductase → MFRFTSSYEDEPLLSLYTGLARVLSGDMRLACRYGRLSSLHVASAELVLPEAYRSAGRVGRRSLERAEVYLRAGGNARWTDGRALAQARKEAEAYRAPKLAWQWLLTVEDVRLMRRLSGERPSLSSLFAKRVAFHRRRVKRQAAWRPPVENGAVPAEEVYLALCGDLFQWTDDVRAALSLDTERAARWALERLSQAVSSREVADLSEVWFDLDGQRADRAPEAQARAQAASARSHAKLGSRDEAERPARQRVDLWTRPKDAERGALLQGPAQTGTRAAKAGHGGRPGDDRVQDFDRYASSRLSGPPRRSPARGEQAPAAMGDEPLQAEATDVQGYVIRVRRDVPTSAEADAWLQSVRQAQARDRRRLLELFSRALERRRAWRGGLSRHGRTLRHPERVAFAPYPRVLAKKDVSLRRDVAVQILVDTSGSMEPYLPACKEAIVMLSDVLRALSASFAVSGYWEDDAAGTSASLETIVWDVVRFEQSSDPAALAGVFFLRPEWDNRDGAAIRYASSRLMRRPEAVKWLFVVSDARPAAEGYAGAYEDTRRAVADARARGIRVVHLVVAGEADAALTDAVRYLYGHAFAIATSPADVPLALQTALKKMLPGIAQLR, encoded by the coding sequence ATGTTTCGCTTCACGAGCTCCTACGAGGACGAGCCGTTGCTGTCTCTGTACACGGGACTTGCCCGCGTCCTGTCCGGGGACATGCGGCTCGCGTGCCGGTATGGGCGCCTTTCGAGCCTCCATGTCGCTTCGGCCGAGCTGGTGCTGCCGGAGGCGTATCGGAGCGCCGGGCGTGTTGGGCGCAGATCGCTGGAGCGGGCGGAGGTGTACCTGCGCGCAGGCGGCAACGCGCGATGGACGGACGGGCGCGCCCTGGCCCAAGCGCGAAAGGAAGCCGAAGCCTACCGCGCGCCCAAGCTCGCGTGGCAATGGCTGTTGACCGTGGAAGATGTGCGGCTCATGCGCAGGCTGTCAGGCGAGCGGCCTTCGTTGTCTTCGCTTTTCGCGAAGCGTGTGGCCTTTCACCGTCGGCGCGTGAAGCGACAGGCTGCGTGGCGCCCGCCGGTTGAGAACGGAGCCGTGCCTGCCGAAGAGGTGTATCTTGCGCTTTGCGGTGACCTGTTCCAATGGACGGACGATGTCCGCGCGGCGCTTTCCCTTGACACGGAGCGCGCAGCGCGGTGGGCGCTCGAACGGTTGTCACAGGCCGTGTCCTCGCGCGAAGTGGCGGATCTGTCCGAGGTGTGGTTCGATCTCGACGGGCAGCGCGCGGATCGCGCACCCGAAGCGCAGGCGCGAGCCCAAGCCGCCTCGGCGCGATCGCACGCGAAGCTCGGCTCGCGGGACGAAGCGGAACGCCCGGCGCGCCAGCGGGTGGACCTGTGGACGAGGCCCAAGGACGCAGAACGCGGCGCCTTGCTGCAAGGGCCTGCCCAAACAGGCACGCGCGCCGCGAAAGCGGGGCATGGGGGCCGGCCCGGCGATGATCGCGTGCAAGACTTCGACCGTTATGCATCCTCTCGCCTCTCGGGTCCTCCGCGGAGAAGCCCTGCGCGAGGCGAACAGGCGCCTGCCGCGATGGGCGATGAGCCACTGCAAGCCGAGGCGACGGACGTTCAAGGGTATGTGATTCGCGTTCGGCGCGATGTGCCGACATCCGCGGAGGCGGACGCGTGGCTCCAAAGCGTGCGCCAAGCGCAAGCCCGCGACCGGAGGCGGCTCTTGGAGCTGTTCTCAAGGGCCCTCGAGCGGCGCCGCGCGTGGCGAGGCGGTCTGTCGCGCCATGGGCGCACGCTTCGGCATCCGGAGCGGGTGGCCTTTGCGCCCTATCCGCGGGTGTTGGCGAAGAAGGATGTCTCGCTGCGGCGGGATGTGGCAGTGCAAATTTTGGTGGATACCTCGGGATCCATGGAGCCCTACTTGCCCGCGTGCAAGGAGGCTATTGTGATGCTGAGCGACGTCCTTCGCGCGCTCTCCGCATCGTTTGCGGTTTCCGGGTATTGGGAGGACGACGCTGCGGGGACCTCGGCGTCGCTGGAGACCATCGTGTGGGACGTCGTGCGCTTCGAGCAGTCGAGCGATCCGGCCGCCCTCGCCGGCGTCTTCTTCCTCCGTCCAGAATGGGATAACCGGGACGGCGCCGCCATTCGCTACGCGTCTTCGCGCCTCATGCGCCGGCCTGAGGCCGTCAAGTGGCTGTTCGTCGTCAGCGACGCGAGGCCGGCTGCGGAGGGATACGCGGGCGCTTACGAAGACACGCGCCGCGCGGTGGCCGATGCCAGGGCCCGCGGCATTCGGGTCGTGCACCTCGTGGTGGCCGGAGAGGCGGACGCGGCGCTCACGGATGCCGTCCGGTACCTGTACGGGCACGCGTTTGCCATCGCGACCTCTCCAGCGGACGTGCCGCTCGCGCTCCAAACTGCCCTCAAGAAGATGCTGCCAGGCATCGCTCAGCTCAGGTAA
- a CDS encoding lytic transglycosylase domain-containing protein → MFRRRWQTFVASALALVAVVGLWTSERISRTTNGIAPVAEARAVDPRESFASDTMRADWGAKRSRSSGPIEVETLNLKFNSTAERDQVTAPLLEKRTATASAQVRPVSADLVRVHTGQCLWTIAKEHHTSVAAIVRLNHLRSTVLHIGQALRLPHGATHALALPKSPEASPSYRLPSLTYTVQPGDSLWEISNIFGVSVSAICSANHLSPSDVLYPGERLVIDPSSSFGGAQAQNVLLREAPHWLIPIYKEAGAKYDIPWTVLAAIHKVETDFSTDGDIESYAGAIGPMQFMPSTFAIFGVPAPGHKVADIHNVEDAIFSAAHMLHQEGFSADPYYAIWTYNHSATYVEDVLHLAIT, encoded by the coding sequence ATGTTCCGCCGCCGTTGGCAAACCTTCGTGGCTTCCGCCCTCGCGTTGGTCGCTGTCGTCGGCCTTTGGACGAGCGAGCGCATTTCCCGGACGACGAATGGCATCGCGCCCGTGGCTGAAGCGCGCGCCGTGGACCCGCGGGAGTCGTTCGCGTCGGACACCATGCGCGCGGACTGGGGCGCCAAACGCTCACGTTCCTCGGGGCCCATCGAGGTGGAAACGCTGAACCTGAAATTCAATTCCACCGCCGAGCGGGATCAGGTCACCGCGCCACTGCTCGAGAAGCGCACAGCCACCGCAAGCGCGCAGGTCCGACCTGTTTCCGCCGATCTCGTCCGCGTGCACACCGGCCAGTGCCTGTGGACCATCGCCAAGGAACACCACACCTCCGTGGCCGCCATTGTCCGGCTCAACCACCTGCGCTCGACGGTGCTTCACATCGGACAAGCTCTTCGCCTTCCCCACGGTGCCACGCACGCACTCGCGTTGCCGAAATCGCCGGAAGCGAGTCCCTCGTATCGACTGCCAAGTCTCACCTACACGGTCCAACCGGGAGACTCGCTTTGGGAGATCTCGAACATCTTTGGCGTCTCCGTCTCCGCCATCTGCAGCGCGAATCACTTGTCGCCGTCCGATGTGCTGTATCCTGGCGAACGACTCGTGATCGATCCGTCGAGTTCCTTCGGCGGAGCCCAGGCGCAAAACGTGCTCCTGCGCGAAGCGCCCCACTGGCTCATCCCCATTTACAAGGAGGCCGGCGCCAAGTACGACATTCCATGGACCGTTCTCGCGGCGATTCACAAAGTCGAGACAGACTTCAGTACGGACGGCGACATCGAATCGTACGCGGGCGCCATCGGCCCGATGCAGTTTATGCCATCGACCTTTGCCATCTTCGGCGTGCCGGCGCCCGGCCATAAGGTCGCCGACATCCACAACGTCGAGGACGCCATTTTCTCGGCCGCTCACATGCTGCACCAGGAAGGCTTTAGCGCCGATCCCTACTACGCCATCTGGACCTACAACCACTCCGCCACGTATGTCGAAGACGTGTTGCACCTGGCCATTACCTGA
- a CDS encoding RluA family pseudouridine synthase, with protein sequence MLEEYVVPSELAGRRLSAVLSGRLGMSRRMLRRIIQAGGFYLNGEPVYLSVTVQDGDRVTWERPEEEVAVDPEAIPLEICYEDADVMVVNKPAGMLTHPSPHERRGSLLAAAAHYLGDTRGVPHAVHRLDKYTSGAVLIAKHAHAHHQLDRALRQGLVDRRYVAIVYAPEGCETGRWLTFVDGLAPNPQRPSRRIVVPPDRGDRAVTHALPLAQAGPLALVALVLETGRTHQIRAQMASHGMPLVGDRDYTYAMANRRDPLGQASFYERAFGRQALHAYALSWPRVEDRALCTVRARVADDMRELWQTVSGRDDIEAWCDEAQRVEPPQDPMSGISGF encoded by the coding sequence TTGTTGGAAGAATACGTGGTGCCGAGTGAACTCGCGGGTCGGCGATTGTCGGCGGTGTTGAGCGGGCGGCTCGGCATGTCGCGGAGGATGCTCAGGCGCATCATTCAGGCGGGGGGATTTTACTTAAACGGGGAACCGGTTTATCTTTCCGTGACGGTGCAGGACGGAGACCGCGTCACATGGGAACGTCCCGAGGAAGAGGTCGCGGTGGATCCCGAGGCCATCCCGCTCGAAATCTGTTATGAGGACGCCGACGTGATGGTCGTCAACAAGCCTGCGGGCATGCTGACGCATCCTTCCCCGCACGAGCGCCGCGGCTCGCTGTTGGCGGCCGCCGCGCACTACCTGGGCGATACGCGCGGTGTGCCGCATGCGGTGCATCGGCTGGACAAGTACACGTCGGGCGCGGTCCTCATCGCAAAGCATGCGCACGCACACCATCAGCTGGACCGCGCACTGCGGCAGGGGCTGGTCGACAGAAGGTACGTGGCCATCGTCTACGCGCCCGAGGGATGCGAGACCGGGCGCTGGCTCACGTTTGTCGACGGCCTGGCGCCCAATCCTCAACGCCCGTCCCGCAGAATTGTCGTGCCGCCGGACCGCGGCGATCGCGCCGTCACGCACGCACTTCCTCTGGCACAGGCGGGGCCGCTTGCGCTGGTGGCCTTGGTGCTCGAAACGGGGCGCACGCATCAGATACGCGCGCAGATGGCTTCACACGGCATGCCCTTGGTCGGGGACCGGGACTACACGTACGCGATGGCGAATCGGCGCGATCCGCTCGGCCAAGCTTCGTTCTACGAAAGGGCGTTTGGGCGGCAGGCGCTTCATGCCTACGCGCTCTCCTGGCCGCGCGTCGAGGATCGCGCGCTGTGCACGGTCCGCGCGCGCGTCGCCGACGACATGCGCGAGCTGTGGCAAACGGTGTCTGGGCGCGACGACATCGAGGCGTGGTGCGATGAAGCGCAGCGCGTCGAGCCGCCGCAAGATCCGATGTCTGGAATCTCCGGCTTCTAA
- a CDS encoding M42 family metallopeptidase, which translates to MTKYKGLFKQLLAAHGGPGFEEEVRNLILPHLSEYATEMWTDALGNLIGLIPGTGTGRRPRILVSAHIDEIALVVTRVESGGFLRLAPSGGFDPRALVGQEVVVHAASGRMWGVVGAKPPHLTSPSERSKAPKLEDLYVDLALPEEEVRSRVRVGDRVTIQRAPFDLLNGRIAGKSVDNRASAAVLLESLHLLRGMAHEADLYAVFTVQEEVGLRGAQTAGFGLMPDIAIALDVTFGAFPGQPADASFALESGVAISFGPNLHRKVFRRLVECADRHRIPYQVELSQRPVGADANAFQIAGPGLATALIGPPIRYMHTSVETVAYDDIWQCARLLAHYVAEVDASQVEELTCY; encoded by the coding sequence TTGACCAAATACAAGGGGTTGTTCAAGCAACTGCTCGCGGCGCACGGAGGTCCCGGTTTTGAGGAGGAGGTCCGCAACCTCATCCTTCCGCATCTATCGGAATATGCGACTGAGATGTGGACCGACGCTCTGGGGAACCTGATCGGCCTCATCCCAGGCACGGGGACCGGCCGCCGCCCGCGCATCCTCGTGTCGGCGCACATCGACGAGATCGCGCTCGTGGTGACGCGAGTGGAATCCGGCGGGTTTCTCCGCCTGGCGCCGTCGGGCGGCTTTGATCCTCGCGCGCTCGTCGGCCAGGAGGTCGTCGTGCATGCCGCGAGCGGTCGGATGTGGGGCGTCGTCGGCGCGAAACCGCCCCATCTCACCTCGCCGTCCGAGCGCTCAAAGGCCCCCAAGCTCGAAGACCTGTACGTCGATCTCGCCTTGCCTGAGGAGGAGGTCCGCTCGCGCGTGCGCGTGGGCGATCGCGTCACGATCCAGCGCGCGCCGTTCGACCTCTTGAATGGGCGCATCGCGGGCAAGTCGGTGGACAACCGGGCGAGCGCGGCCGTCCTGCTCGAATCGCTTCACCTGTTGAGGGGCATGGCGCACGAAGCAGACCTGTACGCCGTGTTCACGGTGCAGGAAGAGGTCGGCTTGCGCGGTGCGCAAACGGCGGGGTTCGGCCTCATGCCGGACATCGCCATAGCGCTCGATGTCACGTTTGGCGCATTCCCCGGCCAACCTGCGGACGCTTCGTTCGCGCTCGAGAGCGGTGTGGCCATTTCGTTTGGGCCCAACTTGCACCGAAAGGTCTTCCGCCGCTTGGTGGAATGCGCGGACAGGCACCGGATTCCCTACCAGGTTGAGTTGTCGCAGCGGCCCGTTGGCGCGGATGCCAACGCGTTTCAAATCGCGGGTCCCGGCCTCGCCACAGCCCTCATCGGCCCGCCCATTCGCTACATGCACACGTCGGTCGAAACGGTCGCGTACGACGACATTTGGCAGTGCGCGCGACTCCTTGCCCACTATGTGGCGGAGGTCGACGCCTCGCAGGTGGAGGAGTTGACATGTTACTAA
- a CDS encoding M42 family metallopeptidase, whose translation MLLKELTEAFGPTGFEDEVRRVVRRELEAMGLAARTDVLGNVIVQKGDDHAGPRVMLDAHMDEVGLMVTHIGEGRDEGGLLRFRPLGGVDPRVLVSKPVWVGESRIAGVIGAKPIHLQQPTDREKPIPMEQLYIDIGARDADDARRHVKPGDPVVFATEYQELSHGMAKAKSFDDRVGCYILLEALRRWQGTLPVFGAFTVQEEIGLRGAHAAAYQIQPDIAIAIEGTVAHDVVDTPSHGQSTVLGKGPALTVQDGLTIANRRFAEFLWETAKSRNIPVQWRRVKGGSNDFGAIHRIGKGVVGGAISVPVRYIHAPTQVVSLDDVKHAIDLVVAVLDEIAKGGFRP comes from the coding sequence ATGTTACTAAAGGAGCTCACGGAGGCTTTCGGCCCCACCGGTTTTGAGGACGAAGTGCGCCGCGTCGTGCGCCGCGAACTGGAAGCGATGGGCCTTGCGGCGCGCACCGACGTCTTGGGCAACGTCATCGTGCAAAAAGGGGACGATCACGCCGGCCCCCGCGTCATGCTCGACGCGCACATGGACGAAGTTGGCCTCATGGTGACGCACATTGGCGAAGGGCGAGACGAGGGCGGGCTGCTTCGGTTTCGGCCGCTCGGCGGCGTCGATCCTCGCGTGCTCGTGTCCAAGCCCGTCTGGGTCGGCGAATCGCGCATTGCGGGCGTGATCGGCGCAAAACCGATCCATCTCCAGCAGCCGACCGATCGAGAGAAGCCGATTCCCATGGAGCAGTTGTACATCGACATCGGCGCCCGCGACGCTGATGATGCCAGACGCCACGTCAAGCCGGGCGATCCCGTCGTGTTTGCCACCGAGTATCAGGAGCTTTCGCATGGCATGGCCAAGGCGAAATCGTTCGACGACCGCGTGGGCTGTTATATCTTGCTTGAAGCGCTGCGCCGCTGGCAAGGAACGCTTCCGGTCTTTGGCGCGTTCACGGTGCAGGAGGAGATTGGCCTGCGCGGCGCGCACGCTGCCGCCTACCAGATCCAGCCGGACATCGCCATCGCCATCGAGGGCACCGTCGCGCACGACGTGGTGGACACGCCCTCTCACGGCCAGTCGACCGTGCTTGGAAAGGGGCCTGCCCTCACGGTGCAGGATGGCTTAACCATCGCCAACCGGCGCTTCGCCGAATTTCTTTGGGAGACGGCGAAATCGCGCAACATTCCGGTTCAGTGGCGCCGGGTGAAGGGCGGATCGAACGATTTCGGCGCCATTCATCGGATTGGAAAAGGGGTCGTCGGCGGCGCGATTTCAGTGCCCGTGCGGTACATCCATGCCCCGACGCAGGTCGTGTCGCTCGACGACGTGAAGCACGCCATCGATCTTGTGGTCGCGGTGCTCGACGAGATCGCCAAGGGAGGATTTCGCCCATGA